From Vidua macroura isolate BioBank_ID:100142 chromosome 8, ASM2450914v1, whole genome shotgun sequence, one genomic window encodes:
- the BORCS7 gene encoding BLOC-1-related complex subunit 7 isoform X4, producing MAAGGAADAQARFGHSVKGLLTEKVTSCGTDVIALTKQLLGQAARNMVMQEDAILHSEDARSNSKECGALVKPSGPAESLAEMKGS from the exons ATggcggcggggggcgcggcGGATGCCCAGGCGCGCTTTGGCCACTCGGTGAAGGGGCTCCTGACCGAGAAGGTGACGAGCTGCGGCACCGACGTGATCGCTCTCACTAAGCAG CTCCTGGGTCAAGCTGCGAGAAACATGGTGATGCAAGAAGATGCCATCTTGCACTCGGAAGAT GCAAGAAGCAATTCAAAAGAA TGTGGAGCGCTCGTCAAACCTTCAGGACCAGCTGAGTCACTTGCTGAAATGAAGGGGAGCTGA
- the BORCS7 gene encoding BLOC-1-related complex subunit 7 isoform X1, with protein sequence MAAGGAADAQARFGHSVKGLLTEKVTSCGTDVIALTKQVLKGSRSAELLGQAARNMVMQEDAILHSEDSLRKMAIITTHLQYQQEAIQKNVERSSNLQDQLSHLLK encoded by the exons ATggcggcggggggcgcggcGGATGCCCAGGCGCGCTTTGGCCACTCGGTGAAGGGGCTCCTGACCGAGAAGGTGACGAGCTGCGGCACCGACGTGATCGCTCTCACTAAGCAGGTGCTGAAGGGCTCCCGTAGCGCCGAG CTCCTGGGTCAAGCTGCGAGAAACATGGTGATGCAAGAAGATGCCATCTTGCACTCGGAAGAT AGTTTAAGAAAAATGGCCATAATAACTACTCATCTACAGTACCA GCAAGAAGCAATTCAAAAGAA TGTGGAGCGCTCGTCAAACCTTCAGGACCAGCTGAGTCACTTGCTGAAATGA
- the BORCS7 gene encoding BLOC-1-related complex subunit 7 isoform X2, protein MAAGGAADAQARFGHSVKGLLTEKVTSCGTDVIALTKQLLGQAARNMVMQEDAILHSEDSLRKMAIITTHLQYQQEAIQKNVERSSNLQDQLSHLLK, encoded by the exons ATggcggcggggggcgcggcGGATGCCCAGGCGCGCTTTGGCCACTCGGTGAAGGGGCTCCTGACCGAGAAGGTGACGAGCTGCGGCACCGACGTGATCGCTCTCACTAAGCAG CTCCTGGGTCAAGCTGCGAGAAACATGGTGATGCAAGAAGATGCCATCTTGCACTCGGAAGAT AGTTTAAGAAAAATGGCCATAATAACTACTCATCTACAGTACCA GCAAGAAGCAATTCAAAAGAA TGTGGAGCGCTCGTCAAACCTTCAGGACCAGCTGAGTCACTTGCTGAAATGA
- the BORCS7 gene encoding BLOC-1-related complex subunit 7 isoform X3 — translation MAAGGAADAQARFGHSVKGLLTEKVTSCGTDVIALTKQVLKGSRSAELLGQAARNMVMQEDAILHSEDARSNSKECGALVKPSGPAESLAEMKGS, via the exons ATggcggcggggggcgcggcGGATGCCCAGGCGCGCTTTGGCCACTCGGTGAAGGGGCTCCTGACCGAGAAGGTGACGAGCTGCGGCACCGACGTGATCGCTCTCACTAAGCAGGTGCTGAAGGGCTCCCGTAGCGCCGAG CTCCTGGGTCAAGCTGCGAGAAACATGGTGATGCAAGAAGATGCCATCTTGCACTCGGAAGAT GCAAGAAGCAATTCAAAAGAA TGTGGAGCGCTCGTCAAACCTTCAGGACCAGCTGAGTCACTTGCTGAAATGAAGGGGAGCTGA